The proteins below come from a single Iocasia fonsfrigidae genomic window:
- a CDS encoding YgeY family selenium metabolism-linked hydrolase → MQDNILESLLIDCQEIIRLKSESGQEEKVASYIKNVMDRLGFDKSWIDDYGNVIGQITGEGEQCILLEGHMDTVGVERPELWNYDPYGGEIVNNKLYGRGASDMKAALMAMVYAAAAFIENKDKLKGNIVVAGIVFEEVFEGVAQGKILDKIEPGLVVIGEASRLQLCIGQRGRAEIKVTTFGKNAHSSGPDAGINAVSKMMSLLQEIEKIKLPVDDFLGPAIMVLTDIKSAPYPGKSVIPDRCTVTFDRRLLPGETEETVLKPVEDIFEVLQEQDKDFQAEVEIVEAEAECYTAKVIGGKRFFPGWLFKEEDTFVRKAYQELISAGFDGQLSHYSFCTDGSQSAGIRGIPTLGFGPSLEELAHVVDEYIETEQIYQAYRGYQAIIRSFFREGES, encoded by the coding sequence TTGCAGGATAATATATTGGAAAGCTTACTTATAGATTGTCAGGAAATAATTAGATTAAAAAGTGAATCAGGTCAGGAAGAGAAAGTTGCTAGTTATATAAAAAACGTTATGGACCGCCTTGGTTTTGATAAAAGCTGGATAGATGATTATGGTAATGTCATAGGACAGATTACCGGTGAGGGTGAGCAATGTATCCTGTTGGAAGGACACATGGATACAGTTGGTGTGGAAAGACCAGAACTATGGAATTATGACCCTTATGGTGGTGAAATTGTAAATAATAAATTATATGGCCGGGGAGCAAGTGATATGAAAGCAGCATTGATGGCAATGGTCTATGCTGCAGCGGCTTTTATTGAAAATAAAGATAAATTAAAAGGTAATATTGTAGTTGCCGGTATTGTCTTTGAAGAGGTCTTTGAAGGGGTCGCCCAGGGGAAAATTTTAGATAAGATAGAGCCGGGCCTGGTTGTTATTGGTGAGGCCAGTCGTTTGCAACTATGTATCGGTCAGCGGGGGCGGGCCGAGATAAAGGTAACGACTTTTGGTAAAAACGCCCACTCTTCCGGCCCTGATGCAGGTATTAATGCTGTTAGTAAAATGATGAGTCTTTTGCAGGAAATAGAGAAAATCAAATTACCTGTCGATGACTTTTTGGGTCCGGCTATTATGGTTTTAACTGATATCAAATCAGCCCCCTATCCAGGCAAATCTGTAATACCGGACCGCTGTACTGTAACCTTTGACCGTAGATTGCTGCCTGGTGAAACAGAAGAAACGGTTCTCAAACCAGTTGAGGATATTTTTGAGGTTTTGCAAGAGCAGGATAAGGATTTTCAAGCAGAGGTTGAAATTGTAGAAGCCGAAGCGGAGTGTTATACTGCTAAGGTGATTGGGGGCAAGAGGTTTTTTCCTGGCTGGTTATTTAAAGAGGAAGATACTTTTGTTAGAAAGGCTTATCAGGAGTTAATTTCTGCTGGATTTGATGGTCAGCTTTCCCACTATTCATTCTGTACAGATGGCAGTCAATCTGCTGGAATCAGGGGAATACCTACCCTGGGGTTTGGCCCTTCTCTGGAGGAACTGGCCCATGTAGTAGATGAGTATATTGAAACTGAACAAATATATCAGGCCTACCGGGGCTATCAAGCTATTATAAGGTCTTTCTTTAGGGAAGGTGAGAGCTAA